One region of Malania oleifera isolate guangnan ecotype guangnan chromosome 6, ASM2987363v1, whole genome shotgun sequence genomic DNA includes:
- the LOC131157312 gene encoding protein OXIDATIVE STRESS 3-like isoform X1 — translation MGEGAKQVFQGFSVAKETQNGPWVIMEAAGDDNDMSHSASNGSSFEDSSSTVESSSSSDLVEDASSSSSSSSSSSSLSNGPLYELSELMANLPIKRGLSMYFQGKSQSFTSLASVKSIEDLTKRVHPCRKKMKTCKSYGGGLAMDGHKLHSPKPVISKKSSSKGFVSSSSPPPLGNKGSNIVVGGCRPPISAHRS, via the exons ATGGGTGAAGGAGCAAAGCAAGTTTTTCAAGGCTTCTCAGTTGCTAAAGAAACCCAGAATGGTCCTTGGGTGATCATGGAAGCTGCAGGTGACGATAATGATATGAGCCATTCTGCATCCAATGGATCATCCTTTGAAGATTCCTCCAGCACTGTTGAATCATCATCTTCATCAGACCTGGTAGAGGAtgcatcttcttcttcatcatcatcttcttcttcttcatccctTTCAAATGGGCCTCTCTATGAACTTTCTGAGCTCATGGCCAATCTTCCCATCAA GAGAGGTCTTTCTATGTACTTCCAAGGAAAATCCCAGTCTTTTACATCATTAGCAAGCGTGAAGAGCATAGAAGATTTGACAAAGAGAGTCCACCCTTGCAGGAAGAAAATGAAAACATGCAAGAGCTATGGAGGGGGTTTGGCCATGGATGGCCACAAGTTGCATTCTCCAAAGCCTGTCATATCAAAGAAATCTTCTTCAAagggatttgtttcttcttcctctcctcctcctctaGGTAATAAGGGTTCAAATATTGTAGTGGGCGGTTGTAGGCCTCCAATCAGTGCACACAGGAGTTAG
- the LOC131157312 gene encoding protein OXIDATIVE STRESS 3-like isoform X2 yields the protein MGEGAKQVFQGFSVAKETQNGPWVIMEAAGDDNDMSHSASNGSSFEDSSSTVESSSSSDLVEDASSSSSSSSSSSSLSNGPLYELSELMANLPIKRGLSMYFQGKSQSFTSLASVKSIEDLTKRVHPCRKKMKTCKSYGGGLAMDGHKLHSPKPVISKKSSSKGFVSSSSPPPLGPYMLEHDWNGQNA from the exons ATGGGTGAAGGAGCAAAGCAAGTTTTTCAAGGCTTCTCAGTTGCTAAAGAAACCCAGAATGGTCCTTGGGTGATCATGGAAGCTGCAGGTGACGATAATGATATGAGCCATTCTGCATCCAATGGATCATCCTTTGAAGATTCCTCCAGCACTGTTGAATCATCATCTTCATCAGACCTGGTAGAGGAtgcatcttcttcttcatcatcatcttcttcttcttcatccctTTCAAATGGGCCTCTCTATGAACTTTCTGAGCTCATGGCCAATCTTCCCATCAA GAGAGGTCTTTCTATGTACTTCCAAGGAAAATCCCAGTCTTTTACATCATTAGCAAGCGTGAAGAGCATAGAAGATTTGACAAAGAGAGTCCACCCTTGCAGGAAGAAAATGAAAACATGCAAGAGCTATGGAGGGGGTTTGGCCATGGATGGCCACAAGTTGCATTCTCCAAAGCCTGTCATATCAAAGAAATCTTCTTCAAagggatttgtttcttcttcctctcctcctcctctaG GGCCTTACATGTTGGAGCACGATTGGAATGGGCAAAATGCATGA